A genomic window from Plasmodium malariae genome assembly, chromosome: 10 includes:
- the PmUG01_10023300 gene encoding conserved Plasmodium protein, unknown function → MNIKGQKKKKPKGKKKGNICFFNIHNKDKDEVNDKEDKTGGGAHNIKENNIENDKGKKQLLNSYGCDTCEINNYVEKEEIEKEIKKREDNRHVREITEGLTSKTEKESVRKTSMYSKNNTNGIEVGVKTCDNNDVSNNDINDNDVSNNDINDNDINDNDVSNNDINDNDVSNNDINDNDINDNDINDNDANDNNANDNNANDNNAIDINNDLQHGERTKKRSYMVDANTISGCHTSGRPNEKSDEEKIRSALKNGNKIISSESKCKLKEEDDDVKNFLILSSKEDIEEKTNLLFPKIDIDNQSSWYADGAEDEFVKEVNKQIDKFQNKFNDLYFLQNISNVQNLNNNYSSNGKNKQTNKQTKKKKKKKEQQNVQAQIGVSDVVNNNYSVVGTKQIYFEKEIYQFSDVLIKGHAFLSLKRKKKKKKKKKKIKIRIKMRTKHYKIMSDLYQIGNEENARTKIKKYYIFNYNCGNTKIQSITGYIRCFKTYSLYKENNNNLKKKLIEKYNLQVETVDKNCLKNKTAISVLLCVNVSNCLSPSDFLELLYPFDNFIFFLKVLNKKNNEEYMIYFLTFNKYAKKIMKTAKCISYFNMKKKKRLKIYIVKDITMNVTSCISKKNKRLISTHKYYEKKKEKFAKSNVKNGATQRPFLKTNFINALYLISQNKFQLSCAVCLEPLYSESLSKIISYIFNLNLENQKKKIIRKKDPFKNQCSNKNDMTIKNNINGNYNKEEEKKKKIKDRYDDNVVGGMKNELVKKENFNKTSITTTVPNGGFYEEYTSIDKCVTNKENNSIFKREQYYLPKTLNSYTMNGYTHDPIIIRFVNNMQNKYKNQIKKKKKNNKNQIFNNVCINILCSHIFHSNCLKKCCFTSCPICRYKQYNYKIANCDICEKNYDVKICLFCGFIGCSVNYDKINKLKNKKLKEKKKLLKKKSGIIRKIILTFLRIVNFFPEKDSFISVPSYYNRKNAHYKVANISMDGEEKGGENCCIYNVKNVVDEQNEKHYEGEILLNKNEINGKRAERQNEHNYYINQEEVNLSEKKEVNETCSCRDKVQWCDNARFKKKNIRNDISISLLGSNENNECSPHLKNFLKYIYISKWERKKKKKRRGNVSSYSFLRNFNGNIGAKVQCLGRNRVTDKVREKKEKERKKKEKRGGNKNKSGENKRNDGKAYIRKKCELTQNRRKKIPKKRKKGFASFNKYDVVIKVNNRYDGKNYPKKINKKIFVDHAKGHFYETNHNYFFDISKNSVYDYSSHLYIKKLINLKSENKELKKVYSGNIYMNGKDGIIDKKNIIMYIYEFNQLLSALLESQRDNFLSCIYELKLNYENIDNENLIEISKCFNEIKNLQQANYNLKTQVRKKMNIYLEKLKTNEELRKQLKNVEIINEKLCENQKKEIHKYEVKTQEKKKIIKEKQQIIRELNQQITDLRFHKQATAKFCENAEIKNSSFMIGEKITQKSRFKKR, encoded by the exons ATGAACATAAAAGgtcaaaaaaagaaaaagccaaaaggaaaaaaaaaaggtaacaTTTGTTTCTTCAATATACACAATAAAGATAAGGATGAAGTAAACGATAAAGAAGATAAAACGGGGGGAGGTGCTCATAACattaaggaaaataatatagagaATGATAAGGGGAAAAAACAACTATTGAATAGTTATGGGTGTGATACATGTGAAATAAATAACTATGTTGAGAAGGAAGAAATAGagaaagaaattaaaaaaagagaagacaACAGACATGTACGTGAAATAACGGAAGGACTAACGAGCAAAACAGAAAAAGAGAGCGTACGTAAAACTAGCATGtacagtaaaaataatacgaATGGAATAGAAGTAGGTGTAAAAACGTGCGACAATAATGATGTtagtaataatgatattaatgataatgatgttagtaataatgatattaatgataatgatattaatgataatgatgttagtaataatgatattaatgataatgatgttagtaataatgatattaatgataatgatattaatgataatgatattaatgataatgatgccaatgataataatgccaatgataataatgccaatgataataatgccattgatattaataatgatTTGCAACATGGtgaaagaacaaaaaaacgCAGTTACATGGTGGACGCAAATACCATCAGCGGTTGTCATACTAGTGGGCGTCCGAACGAAAAAAGcgatgaagaaaaaattaggtctgctttaaaaaatggaaataaaataataagtagTGAAAGTAAgtgtaaattaaaagaagagGATGATGACGTGAAAAATTTTCTCATATTAAGTAGTAAAGAAgatatagaagaaaaaacGAATCTTTTATTTCCTAAAATTGACATCGATAATCAGTCTTCCTGGTATGCAGATGGAGCAGAGGATGAATTTGTTAAAGAagtaaataaacaaatagacaaatttcaaaataagtttaatgatttatattttttacaaaatataagcaaTGTTCAAAACTTAAATAATAACTATTCTTCAAATGGGAagaacaaacaaacaaataaacaaacaaaaaaaaaaaaaaaaaaaaaagagcagcAAAATGTGCAAGCACAAATAGGTGTCAGTGATGtggtaaataataattatagtgTAGTAGGAACAAAgcaaatttattttgaaaaagaaatcTACCAATTTTCAGATGTACTAATTAAAGGTCATGCGTTCCTTagtttaaaaagaaaaaaaaagaaaaagaaaaaaaaaaaaaaaattaaaattagaatCAAAATGAGAACTAAGcattacaaaataatgagCGATTTGTATCAAATAGGAAATGAAGAAAACGcaagaacaaaaataaagaaatactatatatttaattacaaTTGTGGTAATACAAAAATTCAATCAATTACAGGATATATCCGATGTTTTAAAACCTATAGCCTAtacaaagaaaataataataatttgaaaaagaaattaatcGAAAAGTATAATTTGCAAGTAGAAACAGTTGACAAGAAttgcttaaaaaataaaacggCAATTTCAGTTTTACTTTGTGTTAATGTGTCTAATTGTTTATCACCCTCTGATTTTTTAGAGTTATTATATCCTTTTGacaatttcatattttttttaaaagttctaaacaaaaaaaataatgaagagtATATGATTTATTTCTTAACCTTTAATAAGTATGCTAAAAAGATAATGAAAACGGCAAAATGTATTTCctattttaatatgaaaaaaaagaagagattaaaaatatatatagttaaagACATTACAATGAATGTTACATCCTGTATAAGTAAGAAGAACAAACGTTTGATCAGTACACACAAGtattacgaaaaaaaaaaagaaaaatttgcAAAATCGAATGTCAAAAATGGTGCAACTCAACgaccttttttaaaaacgaattttattaatgcaCTTTATCTTATATCACAAAATAAGTTTCAGTTATCATGTGCAGTGTGCCTAGAACCTTTATATTCGGAGAGCctaagtaaaataatttcctacatttttaacttaaatcttgaaaatcaaaaaaaaaaaattattaggaAAAAAGACCCCTTCAAAAATCAAtgtagtaataaaaatgatatgacgattaaaaataatattaacggaaattataacaaagaagaagaaaaaaaaaagaaaataaaagatcGTTATGATGATAATGTAGTTGGAGGgatgaaaaatgaattagttaaaaaagaaaattttaacaaaacaAGTATTACAACTACTGTTCCAAACGGAGGTTTTTATGAAGAGTATACATCCATTGACAAATGTGTTACgaataaggaaaataatagtatatttaaaagagaACAATATTATTTACCCAAAACATTAAACAGTTATACGATGAATGGATATACCCACGACCCGATAATTATTCGTTTTGTTAAcaatatgcaaaataaatataaaaatcaaattaagaaaaaaaagaaaaataacaagaatcaaatatttaataatgtttgtataaatattttatgtagtCATATATTTCATTCCAACTGTTTGAAAAAATGTTGCTTCACATCCTGTCCCATATGTAgatataaacaatataattataaaatagcAAATTGTGATATttgtgaaaaaaattatgatgttaaaatttgtttattttgtgGTTTTATTGGTTGTTCTGttaattatgataaaattaataaattaaaaaataaaaaattaaaagaaaaaaaaaaacttttaaaaaaaaaaagtggaaTAATAAGAAAGATTATACTCACATTTTTACGAATAGTAAACTTTTTCCCTGAAAAGGACAGTTTTATTTCGGTACCCTCATATTACAATAGGAAAAATGCTCATTATAAAGTGGCTAACATTTCAATGGATGGAGAAGAAAAAGGGGGGGAAAATTGTTGCATATACAATGTCAAAAATGTCGTAGATgagcaaaatgaaaaacattaTGAAGGGGAAATacttttaaacaaaaatgaaattaatggTAAACGTGCAGAACGGCAGAACGAacataattattacataaatcAGGAAGAAGTAAACttaagtgaaaaaaaagaagttaaCGAAACGTGTAGCTGTAGAGACAAAGTACAATGGTGTGATAATGccagatttaaaaaaaaaaatataagaaatgaTATATCAATTAGTTTATTAGGatcaaatgaaaataatgaatgttCTCCACATTTAAAGAACTTTTtgaagtatatttatattagtaaatgggaaagaaaaaaaaaaaaaaaaaggaggggAAATGTTTCGTCTTACAGTTTTCTTCGCAATTTTAATGGAAATATAGGAGCAAAGGTCCAATGTTTAGGAAGAAATAGGGTAACAGACAAAGTGCGggaaaagaaggaaaaagagagaaaaaaaaaagaaaagaggggagggaataaaaacaaatcgggggaaaataaaagaaacgATGGAAAAGCTTATATTCGAAAGAAGTGTGAGCTTACACAAaacagaagaaaaaaaataccgAAAAAACGGAAAAAGGGTTTTGCTTCGTTTAACAAATATGACGTtgtaataaaagtaaataatagGTATGATGGAAAAAATtatccaaaaaaaataaacaaaaaaatttttgtagaTCATGCAAAAGGTCATTTTTACGAAACTAATcataactatttttttgatatttcgAAAAATTCAGTGTACGATTATAGCAGtcatctatatataaaaaagttaataaatttaaaaagtgaaaataaagaattaaaaaaagtatattcaggaaatatatatatgaatggaAAGGACGGAattatagataaaaaaaatataattatgtacatttacGAATTTAACCAACTATTAAGCGCTTTATTAGAAAGTCAAAGAGATAATTTCTTATcgtgtatatatgaattgaaattaaattatgaaaatattgataACGAAAATTTGATTGAAATAAGTAAATGTTttaacgaaataaaaaatttacaacaagcaaattataatttaaaaacgcaagtaaggaaaaaaatgaacatctATCTTGAAAAACTTAAAACAAATGAAGAACTGCGTAAACAGctaaaaaatgtagaaataataaatgaaaaattatgtgAAAATCAGAAGAAAGAAATACATAAGTATGAAGTTAAGactcaagaaaaaaaaaaaattattaaagaaaaacaacAAATAATAAGGGAATTAAATCAACAG attacGGACCTACGTTTTCACAAACAGGCTACTGCTAAATTTTGCGAGAATGCAGAAATAAAG AATTCATCGTTTATGATAGGAGAAAAAATTACGCAAAAAAGTAGATTTAAAAAAcgttaa
- the PmUG01_10023400 gene encoding conserved Plasmodium protein, unknown function, whose amino-acid sequence MGVGGYFLKYVKATYITRRRSEMRKTIENLKNSIYTYNNYSCLNIMYHMNDELEEEDNTCSHYSVQIDENIQKVLNFINPLNFHNKENLQDGVGSGINEDCHRSFVNDGNKNAATESSISTSSSTKTCGGYSGAVEDSNEYNKSRTDNKKRNSYILKYKINHIVVKRGTREQYRYTYLKSPFKYKYALRHYVFEKYKYHFYFYNITCFNIHIIFNIILSSMTSQTSVKCNINWFFPGNYLFESEFLRKCFHMLIKKNNDNMHSSLNMHIEEQINEICNNLKDKGKMNLSYYGDINLDLKKYNIQNLLPLFFENKIFSETYKNLILLEEKSFKQMKEKIRKKNVHWFLNKNPNG is encoded by the coding sequence ATGGGGGTAGGAGGCTACTTCCTGAAATATGTTAAAGCTACATATATTACTAGGAGAAGAAGTGAAATGAGAAAAACGATagaaaatttgaaaaatagtatatatacatataacaaTTATAGTTGTTTGAATATTATGTATCACATGAATGATGAACTAGAAGAAGAAGATAATACATGTAGTCACTATAGTGTTCAAATTGACGAGAACATTCAAAAAGTGCTGAATTTTATTAACcctttaaattttcataataagGAAAACCTGCAGGACGGTGTTGGAAGTGGCATAAATGAGGACTGCCATAGGAGTTTTGTAAATGATGGTAATAAAAATGCAGCAACAGAGAGCAGTATTAGCACCAGCAGTAGTACCAAAACCTGTGGTGGTTATAGCGGTGCCGTTGAAGATTccaatgaatataataaaagcagAACAGacaataaaaagagaaacagctatattttaaaatacaaaataaatcaCATAGTAGTCAAGAGAGGAACGAGGGAACAATACAGATATACATACTTAAAGTCCCCTTTcaaatacaaatatgcaTTAAGGCATTACGTTTTtgaaaagtataaatatcatttttatttctataatataacgtgttttaatattcatataatatttaatatcattttatcatCTATGACTAGTCAAACATCCGTGAAATGTAACATTAACTGGTTCTTCCCTGgcaattatttatttgaatctgagtttttaagaaaatgttTCCAtatgttaattaaaaaaaataatgataatatgcACTCCTCcttaaatatgcatattgaAGAGCAGATTAAcgaaatatgtaataatttaaaggataaaggaaaaatgaatttGTCATATTATGGTGATATAAATTTagacttaaaaaaatacaatatacAAAACTTGCTTCCactattttttgaaaacaaaatattcagTGAAACTTATAAAAACTTAATTTTACTTGAAGAAAAAAGCTTTAAACaaatgaaggaaaaaatacGCAAAAAGAATGTTCATTggtttttaaataaaaatccCAATGGTTAA